The following proteins come from a genomic window of Myxococcales bacterium:
- a CDS encoding efflux RND transporter periplasmic adaptor subunit: MNPESSRRIAKNVLPGILVLFGVAGIVLAISFKSEPQTSAPVFEPPVVRVQEMRSQSWQYVVQAYGSVAPRSESNLIPQVSGAVVWVSPSLVSGGFFEEGEALLRVDPSDYEVNLEMALAAVARGKSEHARANKELKRQQRLARSSVASDAAYDDAVNREVVAGAALRESRARLLQAERDLERTTIVAPYAGRVRSEEVDVGQFVSRGDLLAKIYAVDFAEVRLPISDAELQYLDLPLHFQTDDQGPLVRLSARFAGKEREWSGRVVRTEGEIDAKSRMIHVVAQVDDPYRMMSDDESSAAPLAVGLFVEAQIMGRTVSEVMLVPRRAFRGGDRVLVVSPDLRMRYRTVEVLRWERDVAIVGSGLRDGELVCVSLIQSVVDGMRVRVADEQTDVAAARLNR, encoded by the coding sequence ATGAATCCCGAATCGAGCAGGCGCATCGCGAAGAACGTCCTACCGGGAATTTTGGTGCTATTCGGCGTTGCCGGGATCGTTCTCGCGATCAGTTTCAAGAGCGAGCCGCAAACCAGCGCACCTGTCTTCGAACCTCCCGTCGTGCGCGTTCAAGAAATGCGTTCCCAGTCCTGGCAGTACGTGGTGCAGGCCTATGGCAGTGTCGCGCCGCGCAGCGAGAGCAATTTGATTCCCCAGGTCTCGGGTGCCGTGGTCTGGGTCTCGCCGTCCCTCGTCTCCGGGGGATTTTTCGAAGAGGGTGAAGCGCTTTTGCGCGTCGATCCGTCCGACTACGAGGTGAATCTCGAGATGGCATTGGCCGCAGTGGCCCGGGGCAAGAGCGAGCACGCTCGCGCGAACAAGGAACTCAAGCGCCAGCAGCGATTGGCCAGGAGCAGTGTCGCCAGCGATGCCGCCTACGACGACGCCGTCAACCGAGAAGTGGTTGCCGGCGCCGCCCTGCGCGAGTCTCGGGCGCGTTTGCTTCAGGCCGAGCGCGACTTGGAGCGAACGACCATCGTGGCGCCCTACGCGGGGCGCGTGCGTAGCGAAGAAGTCGACGTCGGCCAGTTCGTGAGTCGAGGGGATCTCCTCGCCAAGATCTACGCGGTGGACTTCGCCGAAGTGCGGCTACCGATTTCAGATGCTGAGCTTCAATATCTGGATCTCCCTTTGCATTTTCAAACTGACGATCAGGGTCCGCTGGTTCGACTGAGCGCTCGCTTTGCGGGCAAAGAACGCGAGTGGAGTGGCCGAGTGGTGCGGACCGAAGGAGAAATCGACGCAAAGAGTCGAATGATTCACGTCGTCGCACAGGTCGACGATCCATACCGGATGATGTCCGACGACGAATCTTCCGCGGCGCCTCTTGCAGTCGGCCTGTTCGTCGAGGCCCAGATCATGGGGCGTACCGTTTCCGAGGTCATGCTCGTGCCACGTCGCGCATTCCGGGGTGGCGATCGGGTGCTCGTGGTATCTCCCGACCTTCGCATGCGCTATCGCACGGTCGAAGTGCTGCGCTGGGAACGCGATGTTGCGATCGTCGGTTCCGGCTTGCGGGACGGCGAGCTGGTCTGCGTCTCGCTGATCCAGTCCGTGGTAGATGGAATGCGAGTGCGGGTTGCCGACGAACAAACGGATGTCGCAGCCGCGAGATTGAACCGGTGA
- a CDS encoding cold-shock protein, with the protein MAKGTVKWFSEQKGYGFITPDEGGKDLFVHFSSIIGDGFRNLEDGQQVEFEAAEGQKGPEAQSVRLV; encoded by the coding sequence TTGGCTAAGGGCACCGTTAAGTGGTTCAGTGAACAAAAAGGCTACGGCTTCATTACTCCGGACGAAGGCGGCAAAGACCTCTTCGTGCATTTCTCGAGCATCATCGGGGATGGTTTTCGGAATCTCGAAGATGGCCAGCAAGTCGAATTTGAAGCAGCCGAAGGACAAAAGGGTCCCGAAGCGCAGAGCGTTCGACTGGTTTAG
- a CDS encoding nuclear transport factor 2 family protein, which produces MHEHQVEIEKLLYHYAEQIDLGNFEALADLFEHAVITSPGIPPGPGGRDAALEAYTRSTRLYEDGTPRTKHVTTNIVVEVDEASDTATARSYFTVFQALEDFPLQAIIAGRYHDKFDRVDGRWRFSERVIIPELMGDLSRHLLIEI; this is translated from the coding sequence ATGCATGAACATCAGGTCGAAATTGAAAAACTTCTCTACCACTACGCGGAGCAGATCGATCTAGGAAACTTCGAAGCCCTGGCCGATCTGTTCGAGCACGCCGTGATCACTTCGCCGGGGATCCCTCCCGGGCCCGGAGGGCGCGATGCGGCGCTCGAGGCCTACACCAGGTCGACCCGCCTGTACGAAGACGGCACGCCCCGAACCAAGCACGTGACCACGAACATCGTCGTCGAGGTCGACGAAGCGTCGGACACTGCGACCGCTCGGTCCTACTTCACGGTTTTCCAGGCCCTCGAGGACTTTCCATTGCAAGCCATCATCGCCGGTCGCTACCACGACAAGTTCGATCGAGTCGACGGACGCTGGCGTTTTTCCGAGCGCGTGATCATTCCAGAACTCATGGGAGATCTGAGTCGCCATCTTCTGATCGAAATCTGA
- the fliD gene encoding flagellar filament capping protein FliD — MTASLYQIDPATALVRSATSYTTATTAFGQGTSVAGTLASQFIKQQGSLIYSRYSTSDRVFIHQGIQDRAQTLERAARTLFSRNYGESVFDQREVVVSSSSAVSGTAERLTSPFTFGIEVEQLAQAQKVVSDDLSDAGDSFTDGTEAFSLTVEGTTFSFSITVDASDTNYDVLGKIADEFNGANSSGIYAEVVSDSTTGESSLQLIAHSTGTDSEFTLSGSILSGINLEETVSVDTDAGTGGLQVSAQDAIYNLDSGFSVTSQTNTITLYDERIELVLSATTGGEAVTVSIEPNTSEIEEDLETFITAYNDALSFALALPSEATTTYALELAAAVSPFVISLESIGIERDGDGELSIDSDELAEALTDGRFARASALFIGPAGLATTTERVSRNLLDQGGKFLTQPDNLVERVSLLAINRYQNLGLLVNLIA; from the coding sequence ATGACTGCGAGTCTCTATCAGATCGATCCAGCTACTGCGCTCGTCAGATCGGCGACTTCGTATACCACCGCGACCACAGCCTTTGGCCAGGGAACATCGGTCGCGGGTACGCTCGCCTCGCAGTTCATCAAACAGCAGGGTTCGCTGATCTACAGCCGCTACTCGACCAGCGATCGCGTGTTCATTCACCAGGGAATTCAGGACCGGGCCCAAACTCTCGAACGAGCCGCTCGAACCCTGTTCTCGCGCAATTACGGGGAGTCGGTGTTCGACCAACGTGAAGTCGTCGTTTCCAGTTCGAGTGCGGTGTCGGGTACCGCGGAGCGCCTCACTTCGCCCTTTACTTTCGGGATCGAAGTCGAGCAGCTCGCCCAGGCGCAAAAAGTCGTCTCCGACGATTTGAGCGATGCGGGGGATAGTTTCACGGACGGAACCGAAGCCTTTTCGTTGACCGTGGAGGGGACGACGTTTTCGTTTTCGATCACCGTCGATGCTTCCGACACCAACTACGACGTCCTCGGGAAGATTGCGGACGAGTTCAATGGGGCCAACAGCAGCGGCATCTACGCCGAAGTCGTGAGCGACAGCACGACCGGTGAGTCGTCATTGCAACTCATTGCGCACTCGACCGGAACGGATTCCGAGTTCACCCTGAGTGGCAGCATTCTATCCGGCATCAACCTCGAGGAGACGGTCTCGGTGGATACGGACGCGGGCACCGGTGGGCTCCAGGTCAGCGCTCAGGACGCCATCTATAATCTGGATTCGGGTTTCTCTGTGACTTCCCAGACCAACACCATCACCCTGTACGACGAAAGAATCGAACTGGTGCTCTCGGCAACGACGGGTGGCGAGGCGGTGACTGTCAGCATCGAACCCAATACCAGCGAGATCGAAGAGGATCTGGAAACCTTCATCACTGCCTACAACGACGCATTGAGTTTTGCCCTCGCGCTGCCGAGCGAAGCGACTACGACTTACGCTCTCGAACTCGCTGCCGCGGTGTCGCCCTTCGTGATCAGCCTGGAATCGATCGGGATTGAGCGCGATGGCGACGGCGAACTATCGATCGACAGCGACGAACTGGCCGAAGCGCTCACCGATGGCCGCTTCGCCCGGGCGAGTGCTTTGTTTATCGGTCCCGCCGGGCTGGCAACCACCACCGAGCGGGTGAGCCGAAACCTGCTCGACCAGGGGGGCAAGTTTCTCACCCAACCGGACAACCTCGTAGAACGCGTCTCCCTGCTCGCCATCAATCGCTACCAGAATCTCGGTCTGCTCGTCAATCTCATCGCTTGA
- a CDS encoding flagellin FliC: protein MGLRVNTNIGSINAQRNLADTTQRLQKSLQRLSSGLRITRAADDAAGLAISESFRAEIRGLAQASRNANDGISLLQIAEGALNETSNLLIRMRELAIQSANGTLGSSERSTIESEFRDLASEITRIATVTKFNGTSLLNNTSAITFQIGSEGTSSDTISVSGVEATASAIGIGSTVSVSSATGATDAIDTIDSAISTVASLRASFGSVQNRLESTIRSLAVALENTAAAESQIRDVDFASETAELTRNQVLQQAGVSILGQANISTQSALQLLS, encoded by the coding sequence ATGGGACTTCGAGTCAACACCAACATTGGTTCAATCAACGCGCAGAGGAACCTGGCGGATACTACGCAGCGACTGCAGAAGTCGCTGCAACGGTTGTCTTCCGGTCTGCGAATCACCCGTGCAGCGGATGATGCTGCGGGCCTTGCGATCTCCGAGAGTTTTCGCGCTGAGATCCGTGGGCTCGCCCAGGCGTCTCGCAACGCAAACGACGGTATCTCGCTGCTGCAGATCGCTGAAGGCGCACTCAACGAAACGAGTAACCTGCTCATTCGCATGCGCGAACTCGCGATTCAGTCGGCCAATGGCACCCTGGGTAGTAGCGAGCGCTCCACGATTGAGAGCGAGTTTCGGGACCTTGCATCAGAAATCACCCGCATCGCCACGGTGACCAAGTTCAACGGGACCTCTTTGTTGAACAACACCTCGGCGATCACATTCCAGATCGGAAGTGAAGGAACGAGTAGCGATACGATTTCGGTGAGTGGGGTGGAGGCGACGGCGTCGGCGATTGGCATCGGCTCCACCGTCAGTGTGTCGTCGGCCACCGGAGCGACGGATGCGATCGACACCATCGACAGTGCAATTTCGACCGTCGCCTCATTGCGCGCGAGTTTCGGTTCGGTGCAGAATCGGCTCGAGTCGACGATTCGATCACTCGCAGTAGCGCTCGAAAACACAGCGGCGGCCGAGTCACAGATTCGCGACGTGGATTTCGCCTCGGAAACGGCCGAATTGACCCGCAACCAAGTGTTGCAACAGGCGGGGGTCTCGATTCTCGGGCAGGCCAACATCTCGACCCAGTCGGCGCTGCAGTTACTGAGCTAA
- a CDS encoding glyceraldehyde-3-phosphate dehydrogenase, which translates to MRNKKADSYLREWKQNEQCAEAMLPLVGNLYREHGVIITCYGNSLVNRGPVEIMNFHQTASQIEGSEIKTTDSLPLLQAICAMDLAPARIDIGNLLTHMRNTGGVKSAAEFVGNELSEVDTGRKPLLDKPKDVVLYGFGRIGRLVARILVGKTGGGESLRLAAIVVRKGSEDDLEKRASLLRRDSVHGDFRGSVLLDKSENALVVNGNLIHIIYSDAPESVDYNKYGIDEALLVDNTGKWTTREGLERHLKAPGISSVLLTAPGKDDIPNIVYGVNHKGICQMGPVLSAASCTTNAIVPILSVIHKAYGIDHGHIESCHSFTNDQNLIDNYHPTARRGRSAVLNMVITSTGAAKAIGKAIPELKGKLSGNAVRVPTPNVSLAILKLDLDTEVSVEELNAHLLKNSLEGDLVNQIDYTNSDEVVSSDFVGSRYAAIVDSKSTICMGKSCVLYVWYDNEFGYSRQVVRILEELAGLGLQTFPKAKNGAAA; encoded by the coding sequence ATGCGGAACAAAAAGGCAGATTCCTACCTTCGCGAATGGAAGCAGAACGAACAGTGTGCGGAGGCAATGCTTCCGTTGGTCGGGAATCTCTACCGCGAACACGGCGTCATCATCACCTGCTACGGCAACTCGCTGGTGAATCGCGGCCCGGTGGAAATCATGAACTTCCACCAGACGGCCAGCCAGATTGAGGGCAGCGAAATCAAGACGACCGATTCGCTGCCACTGCTGCAAGCAATTTGTGCGATGGACCTGGCGCCAGCGCGGATCGACATCGGCAACCTCCTTACCCACATGCGAAATACGGGCGGAGTAAAGAGCGCGGCCGAGTTCGTCGGCAATGAACTTTCCGAGGTCGACACCGGTCGCAAACCCCTGCTCGATAAACCCAAAGACGTTGTGCTCTACGGATTTGGCCGCATCGGTCGTCTGGTCGCGCGTATTCTGGTCGGCAAGACCGGTGGCGGAGAAAGTTTGCGACTCGCCGCCATCGTGGTGCGCAAAGGCTCTGAGGACGATCTCGAAAAGCGTGCCAGCTTGCTGCGAAGAGATTCCGTACACGGCGATTTTCGGGGCAGTGTGCTGCTCGACAAATCCGAGAACGCATTGGTCGTCAACGGCAACTTGATCCACATCATCTACTCCGACGCACCGGAGAGCGTGGACTACAACAAGTACGGAATCGACGAAGCGCTGCTGGTCGACAACACGGGGAAATGGACGACCCGCGAAGGTCTGGAGCGACATCTCAAGGCCCCTGGAATTTCGTCTGTGTTGCTCACCGCCCCCGGCAAGGACGACATCCCGAACATCGTCTACGGCGTCAATCACAAGGGCATCTGTCAGATGGGCCCTGTGCTCTCCGCGGCCAGCTGCACAACCAATGCCATCGTGCCCATCCTCAGCGTCATCCACAAGGCGTATGGGATCGATCACGGACACATCGAATCGTGCCACTCCTTCACCAATGACCAGAACTTGATCGACAACTATCACCCCACGGCGAGGCGCGGACGCAGTGCCGTCCTCAACATGGTCATTACCTCGACCGGCGCCGCGAAGGCCATCGGCAAGGCTATTCCCGAGCTCAAAGGAAAGTTGAGTGGAAATGCCGTCCGCGTCCCCACGCCCAACGTATCCCTCGCGATCCTCAAACTCGACCTCGACACCGAAGTCTCCGTCGAGGAACTCAACGCCCACCTGCTCAAGAATTCCCTCGAAGGCGATCTGGTAAACCAGATCGACTACACCAACTCGGACGAGGTCGTCTCCAGCGATTTTGTCGGAAGCCGCTACGCCGCCATCGTCGACTCCAAGAGCACAATCTGCATGGGCAAAAGCTGCGTACTCTACGTCTGGTACGACAACGAGTTCGGCTACAGCCGCCAGGTCGTACGCATCCTGGAAGAACTGGCCGGACTCGGATTGCAGACGTTCCCAAAGGCAAAGAACGGGGCGGCGGCTTAG
- a CDS encoding dienelactone hydrolase family protein, with product MALETSTVEILLSSGGTMGGYLARPQGDKTLPGVLVFMEIFGINGHIRQITERIAQEGYVALAPDYFHRTGPGIELAYDEAGMNEGMGHLEQLQADSMIEDARAAIDFLRGTSFVKGESIGAIGFCIGGHMTYLTACETDIKAAAAYYGGGIAAPTGLGGGPSTVSRSGKIQGQLICYFGGKDTMIPSDQVDAIRDALEQTGGSHEVVVYSDADHGFNCDQRDSYHEASANDAWSRTLALFSKSL from the coding sequence ATGGCACTCGAAACATCGACAGTCGAAATTCTCCTGAGCAGCGGCGGCACCATGGGGGGCTACCTGGCACGTCCCCAAGGCGACAAAACCCTGCCTGGCGTGTTGGTCTTCATGGAGATCTTCGGCATCAACGGACACATCCGCCAGATCACCGAACGCATTGCCCAAGAGGGCTACGTCGCCCTGGCCCCAGACTACTTTCACCGCACCGGCCCCGGCATCGAACTGGCCTACGACGAAGCCGGCATGAACGAGGGCATGGGGCATCTCGAGCAACTCCAGGCCGACTCGATGATCGAAGACGCCCGCGCCGCGATCGACTTCCTGCGAGGCACTTCCTTCGTCAAGGGGGAGAGCATCGGCGCCATTGGATTTTGTATCGGCGGGCACATGACCTACCTCACTGCATGCGAAACGGACATCAAGGCCGCCGCCGCTTATTATGGCGGCGGCATCGCGGCGCCGACGGGTCTCGGCGGGGGTCCGTCCACCGTTTCTCGCAGCGGCAAGATTCAAGGACAATTGATCTGCTACTTCGGCGGCAAAGACACCATGATTCCCTCGGATCAGGTCGACGCCATACGCGACGCTCTCGAGCAGACCGGCGGCAGTCACGAAGTCGTGGTCTATTCAGACGCGGATCACGGCTTCAATTGCGACCAACGTGATTCCTATCACGAAGCTTCGGCCAACGACGCTTGGTCCCGCACCTTGGCACTCTTCTCGAAATCGCTTTGA
- a CDS encoding redoxin family protein, whose amino-acid sequence MIIPSLEIPKADFEAQTGWSLKPEGACKGDRCVPLQAIDSAAHTVDVRILSETLGMPIVHDEAHGLYAVGPESGGPLLTSAACPEIVLPDLDGNDFSISSLRGRKVVIVSWASWUGCKADLPGWQALAEELRPKGVEIVTVAMDTQGAAVAREWIELAKPSHPSLIDSAHVLGEKLGFVNVPMSAWVDERGMLVRLGDAAFTRESPIRTMKITDDIPPHLQEVLREAQKIQTDHETYLAALRDWAEKGVNSQFAWSPAEVVERSGPRNMDAARAAACFELGQHLYRGGNERDAIQHWREAHRLVPGNWTYKRQAWSIADPAQGPTEDYEGSWLDDVKAQGGGEAYYPTFKP is encoded by the coding sequence ATGATCATTCCGTCCCTCGAGATTCCCAAGGCAGACTTCGAAGCCCAGACCGGCTGGTCGCTCAAGCCAGAGGGCGCCTGCAAAGGCGATCGCTGTGTACCGCTTCAGGCGATCGATTCCGCTGCGCACACCGTCGACGTGCGGATATTGAGCGAGACCCTGGGCATGCCCATCGTGCACGATGAAGCGCACGGTCTCTACGCGGTCGGCCCCGAGTCGGGTGGCCCCCTGTTGACGAGCGCCGCGTGTCCAGAAATTGTTCTGCCCGACCTCGACGGAAACGATTTTTCAATTTCTTCCCTGCGCGGGCGCAAGGTCGTGATCGTCAGCTGGGCGTCGTGGTGAGGCTGCAAAGCTGACCTGCCCGGGTGGCAGGCTCTCGCAGAAGAACTCCGGCCCAAAGGCGTGGAGATCGTAACGGTTGCGATGGATACCCAAGGTGCCGCCGTGGCCCGCGAATGGATCGAACTCGCAAAGCCGAGCCATCCCTCGCTGATCGACTCGGCCCACGTATTGGGCGAAAAACTCGGCTTCGTGAACGTACCCATGTCCGCCTGGGTCGACGAGCGGGGTATGTTGGTGCGGCTTGGCGATGCTGCGTTTACCCGGGAAAGTCCGATTCGCACGATGAAAATTACCGACGACATCCCCCCGCACTTGCAAGAAGTATTGCGCGAGGCCCAGAAAATCCAGACCGACCACGAGACCTACCTGGCTGCCTTGCGCGATTGGGCTGAGAAGGGTGTGAACAGCCAGTTTGCCTGGTCCCCGGCCGAGGTCGTCGAGCGCTCGGGGCCGCGCAATATGGATGCGGCTCGCGCGGCGGCCTGCTTTGAACTCGGCCAGCACTTGTACCGTGGAGGCAATGAGCGGGATGCGATCCAGCACTGGCGCGAAGCGCATCGCCTGGTTCCCGGCAACTGGACCTACAAGCGTCAGGCCTGGTCGATCGCGGACCCCGCCCAAGGCCCCACCGAGGATTATGAGGGCAGTTGGCTCGACGATGTCAAAGCCCAGGGTGGTGGCGAGGCCTACTACCCAACCTTCAAGCCTTGA
- a CDS encoding VOC family protein, whose protein sequence is MTSFTRFTNGQFSWIDIMTPDLRASRNFYSELFDWDMVDTPDDQSGIYVEFQFAGHSVAGMSQMPVDLRNSGMPAVWSSYINVDDVDATTDEAEFLGATIELPPMQVMDAGRMATLIDPVGARVSLWQPGEHIGAAQVNNPTSLCWNELVTPTPEESLRFYGDLFDWEFRRSDEDGSVYYEIFNQGRANGGVIEMTEEWGGLSPHWMPYISVFDCDETIEKAIKLGGVVDMDPIDIAAGRFSVVIDPQGGAITVMKLSEPD, encoded by the coding sequence ATGACGAGCTTTACCCGCTTTACCAACGGCCAGTTCTCTTGGATCGACATCATGACACCGGATCTGCGAGCAAGTCGCAACTTCTACAGTGAGTTGTTCGATTGGGACATGGTCGATACTCCGGACGATCAAAGCGGAATCTATGTAGAGTTTCAGTTTGCGGGTCACTCCGTAGCGGGCATGTCGCAAATGCCGGTCGATCTCCGCAACAGCGGAATGCCCGCTGTCTGGTCAAGTTACATCAACGTCGATGATGTCGACGCCACCACGGACGAAGCCGAATTCCTGGGTGCGACCATCGAGCTGCCACCGATGCAAGTCATGGACGCCGGACGCATGGCGACCCTGATCGATCCTGTGGGCGCGCGGGTTTCGCTCTGGCAGCCCGGCGAACACATTGGTGCGGCGCAGGTGAACAATCCCACGTCGCTTTGTTGGAACGAACTCGTCACCCCGACCCCCGAAGAATCGCTTCGCTTTTACGGGGACTTGTTCGATTGGGAGTTTCGCCGATCCGATGAAGACGGTTCGGTTTACTACGAAATTTTCAATCAAGGCCGAGCAAACGGCGGCGTGATCGAAATGACGGAAGAATGGGGAGGCCTGTCGCCTCACTGGATGCCCTACATCTCGGTTTTCGACTGCGACGAGACCATCGAAAAGGCGATCAAGTTGGGAGGCGTCGTCGACATGGACCCGATCGATATCGCAGCCGGTCGCTTTTCCGTCGTCATCGACCCGCAGGGCGGAGCCATTACGGTGATGAAGCTCAGCGAACCGGACTGA
- a CDS encoding FIST C-terminal domain-containing protein produces MIWGSGISLQSDSQAAVSEASEAIRRELASQPADLVVIFVSGSHAERASEVACMVAAEFPTALLFGCTAASVIGAGREMEEGAAVALAAARLPDVSLSPFAISGPELHALGSDTDAWRARVGVENCNDPGLLLLGDPYSGDAEAILRGIAHSYPQSVQVGGLASGGGQPGENQLILGEKVYRDGFIGIAMSGNVVLESVVSQGCRAVGPPMFVTAFRGNQILELDGRRPIDVLEEIAAEGPEADIPLFRGSLFIGIQMDHNKVTVEAGDFLVRNLLGADPVNGGLSIGAELVENQVVQFHLRDGESASNELDERLSKYAKERPAVSGSLLFSCMGRGRGMYGVANHDSDALRRHLGEIPVAGFFGNGEIGPIAGKPYLHGYTSAFGFFRSRN; encoded by the coding sequence ATGATCTGGGGGTCAGGAATCTCGCTGCAGTCCGATAGCCAGGCGGCCGTGAGCGAGGCGAGCGAAGCGATTCGACGCGAACTCGCTTCGCAACCGGCGGATTTGGTGGTGATTTTCGTGTCCGGTTCACACGCCGAACGCGCGAGCGAGGTGGCGTGCATGGTTGCGGCCGAGTTCCCAACTGCGCTGTTGTTTGGTTGTACCGCCGCGAGCGTTATTGGGGCGGGCAGGGAGATGGAAGAAGGTGCTGCGGTAGCCCTGGCGGCGGCACGGCTGCCGGATGTCTCACTCTCGCCTTTTGCCATCTCGGGTCCAGAACTGCACGCGTTGGGCAGCGACACCGACGCGTGGCGCGCGCGGGTAGGTGTTGAGAACTGCAACGACCCGGGTCTGCTTCTGCTTGGCGATCCCTATTCCGGAGACGCCGAAGCGATCCTGCGCGGAATCGCGCACAGCTATCCCCAGAGCGTACAAGTCGGGGGACTCGCAAGCGGCGGCGGTCAGCCTGGAGAAAATCAACTCATCCTGGGCGAAAAGGTCTATCGCGATGGTTTCATTGGCATTGCGATGAGCGGAAATGTCGTGCTCGAATCGGTCGTGTCCCAGGGCTGTCGCGCTGTGGGTCCGCCCATGTTCGTTACGGCTTTCCGGGGAAACCAGATTCTCGAACTCGACGGTCGCCGACCGATCGACGTCCTCGAAGAAATTGCCGCCGAAGGACCCGAAGCCGACATCCCACTGTTCCGGGGCTCGCTGTTCATCGGAATTCAGATGGACCACAACAAGGTTACGGTCGAGGCCGGCGATTTTCTGGTGCGAAATCTGCTGGGCGCCGATCCCGTGAACGGTGGGCTTTCGATCGGTGCCGAACTCGTTGAAAACCAGGTAGTGCAATTTCACCTGCGCGACGGTGAGTCGGCTTCGAATGAACTCGATGAAAGACTCTCGAAGTACGCCAAGGAACGACCTGCGGTCAGCGGCTCGTTACTGTTTTCGTGTATGGGTCGCGGCCGCGGAATGTACGGCGTCGCCAATCACGACAGCGATGCCCTGCGTCGGCATCTCGGGGAGATCCCGGTGGCGGGATTTTTCGGTAATGGAGAAATCGGTCCGATTGCGGGGAAACCCTATCTCCACGGCTACACGAGTGCCTTTGGGTTCTTTCGCTCGCGAAATTAG